CAAAGTATGGCAGAATAAATTCCCGTACGGCGAAATTTACGTGAAGAGGCTGACTTAAAATGAAAGAGCTTGAAAGGATTGTAGAGGCAATATTATTCTCTGCAGGAAGAGCAGTGAGCATGCGAGAGCTGAAAGAGCTCACGAACTGCGATGAGAATGCTATTACTTCAGCACTAGAAAAACTGAGCTTAGAATATGCTCAATCACAAAGAGCTATTGAAATTTCTAAGGCAGGCGAAAAATACGCAATGCAGGTGAAGTTAGAGTTTGCAGACGAAGTTGCAAAAATAGCTCCTAAAGAGATACCGGAGCACTTACTCAAAACACTGGCACTTATTGCCTATCATCAGCCTGTAAAGCAGGTAGAGCTTTCAAGGTTAATAGGTAGTAAGGTTTACGAGCATGTGAAGGAGCTTGAAGAGCTTGGTATGATAAGAGCTCGTAGCGAAGGCAGAACTAAAATTCTCAATACTTCAAAACTGTTTCCTGAGTATTTCGGGATAGGCTCTACGAAGCGGGATGATATAATAAAATGGTTTGAAAGTAAGGTGAAAGCAAATGTTTGAGGGGCGAACAAAAATTTCGTGGCGAGATTTACTTGTAGGAATTGCTTTTGTAATTTACGGAATTGCTGTTGCGAAAGTGTTTCTTCTTTAATTGCCACAAGTTTGCAAAAATTAGCACATAGGTGGGGTGTATGGAAAGTTAAAACTTTCTAAGTAGGCGGGGCTCTCTCTAGCGCTTCAAGGAGCGCGCTACCTACTTAAAAATCATGGCCTGATTCATTTGGAAAGAGTCCTCAGCAAAAATTTTCATTGCTCCCTTTCACTCTGTAATAGGGCAATTTTCTCAACAGCTTTATCAGCGCAGCATCGTTATAATTATTATCATTGAAAATTATGATCGTTCTAAAATGGAAAGCAATGAAAGGGCAGGCAGAAAACTTGATATTGTTTTGTCTATAATAATAATTGTGCTGGTTGTAATCGCCTGTATACTGTCTGCAAAACTATTGCTAAAATATCTATCAGCTTCGCAATTATCGCGTTCAGAATGGGCCTTCGAATGCACTGAGATAGTGCAAATGAATTTGTTAGGATATTGGGGCGCTAATGTGACAATAGCGATTATAGATACTGGTATCAATTTACAGCATGATGATTTAAAATCTATGAATCTTGTTGCATGGCGCGATTTTGTAAATGGCAAAGAACAGCCTTACGACGATAATGGGCATGGCACTCATATTGCGGGTATTTTAGCAGCTAACGGCAAAATAAAAGGAATAGCTCATCAAGCAAAATTTATTATTGTGAAGTCGCTTAAAGGCGACGGTAGCGGCGACGATGGTATTGTAGCAAATGCAATTGAATTTTGTATAGATCCTGATGGGGATGGCAATTTAACTGACGGTGCAGATGTAATATGTCTCTCTCTAGGTGGTAAGGACCTTCCAAAACTTAGTAGCGCTTCTGAAAGAGCTTGTCAAAAAGCTCTTGATAGAGGTGTTTTCGTAGTTGCAGCT
This sequence is a window from Candidatus Thermoplasmatota archaeon. Protein-coding genes within it:
- the scpB gene encoding SMC-Scp complex subunit ScpB; translation: MKELERIVEAILFSAGRAVSMRELKELTNCDENAITSALEKLSLEYAQSQRAIEISKAGEKYAMQVKLEFADEVAKIAPKEIPEHLLKTLALIAYHQPVKQVELSRLIGSKVYEHVKELEELGMIRARSEGRTKILNTSKLFPEYFGIGSTKRDDIIKWFESKVKANV
- a CDS encoding S8 family serine peptidase — its product is MESNERAGRKLDIVLSIIIIVLVVIACILSAKLLLKYLSASQLSRSEWAFECTEIVQMNLLGYWGANVTIAIIDTGINLQHDDLKSMNLVAWRDFVNGKEQPYDDNGHGTHIAGILAANGKIKGIAHQAKFIIVKSLKGDGSGDDGIVANAIEFCIDPDGDGNLTDGADVICLSLGGKDLPKLSSASERACQKALDRGVFVVAAAGNNPKEPDIATPGTVELVISVGAIDSNKKIADFSQDGNRAFNFKRDNPNKKPELVAPGVEILSTWGEWYAYCNGTSQSAPFVAGVLALILDALPQYQHEQTNNSTAIRYFKQVLADSAEKLDEQNIPHDNSYGYGLVQVLDAYLRITASS